One Bradyrhizobium sp. ISRA464 genomic window carries:
- the surE gene encoding 5'/3'-nucleotidase SurE, whose product MRILCTNDDGIHAPGLKVVEQIARALSDDVWIVAPELDQSGVSHSLSLNDPLRLREVGPRHFAVRGTPTDCVIMGARYILGEKLPDLVLSGVNKGRNVAEDVVYSGTIAGALEGTILGLPSFALSQEFSLDTRDKPLWETALKFGPDIVRKVLAAGIPKNTVVNVNFPSCMPDEVKGIRITRQGKRNLGFLKIDRRHDGRGNPYFWIGFERAAMMDTPAEGTDLAALAAHYVSVTPLRLDRTDEAFSETLTTTLK is encoded by the coding sequence ATGCGAATTCTCTGCACCAATGATGACGGCATCCACGCTCCCGGCCTGAAGGTCGTCGAGCAGATCGCGCGGGCTTTGTCGGACGATGTCTGGATCGTCGCGCCCGAGCTCGACCAGTCAGGCGTCTCGCATTCACTGTCGCTCAACGATCCGCTGCGCCTGCGCGAGGTCGGCCCGCGGCACTTCGCGGTGCGCGGCACGCCGACCGACTGCGTCATCATGGGCGCGCGCTATATTCTCGGCGAGAAGCTGCCCGACCTCGTGCTCAGCGGCGTCAACAAGGGCCGCAACGTCGCCGAGGATGTGGTCTATTCCGGAACCATCGCCGGGGCGCTGGAAGGCACCATTCTCGGATTGCCGTCGTTTGCGCTGTCGCAGGAATTCAGCCTCGATACGCGCGATAAGCCGCTATGGGAGACCGCGCTAAAATTCGGACCAGATATCGTGCGCAAGGTGCTCGCAGCGGGGATCCCGAAGAACACCGTCGTCAACGTCAACTTCCCGTCCTGCATGCCCGACGAGGTCAAGGGCATCCGCATTACCCGGCAGGGCAAGCGCAATCTTGGTTTCCTCAAGATCGATCGCCGCCACGACGGGCGCGGCAATCCGTATTTCTGGATCGGCTTCGAGCGCGCCGCGATGATGGATACGCCGGCGGAGGGCACCGATCTCGCCGCGCTTGCCGCGCACTATGTCTCGGTGACGCCGCTGCGGCTCGACCGCACCGACGAGGCGTTCTCGGAAACATTGACGACGACGCTGAAGTAG
- a CDS encoding response regulator — MTATRPAGCSVFLVEDEVMIRMMVADMLEELGHSVAAEAGEIGEAVKLAQSTEFDLAILDVNVNGKVITPVAELINARNRPFIFATGYGSSGLPPEYRDRPALQKPFQLETLAQVISSAMKGAPV; from the coding sequence ATGACAGCGACACGGCCGGCGGGCTGTTCAGTTTTCCTCGTAGAGGACGAGGTCATGATCCGGATGATGGTCGCCGACATGCTGGAGGAACTCGGCCATAGCGTCGCGGCCGAAGCCGGCGAAATCGGCGAAGCGGTCAAGCTTGCGCAATCCACCGAATTCGACCTCGCGATCCTCGACGTCAACGTCAACGGCAAGGTAATCACTCCCGTTGCCGAGCTGATCAACGCACGCAACCGCCCCTTTATTTTCGCGACCGGCTATGGGTCCTCGGGCCTGCCTCCGGAATATCGCGACCGCCCGGCGCTGCAGAAACCGTTCCAGCTCGAAACGCTGGCGCAGGTGATCTCCAGCGCGATGAAGGGCGCGCCGGTCTAA
- a CDS encoding protein-L-isoaspartate(D-aspartate) O-methyltransferase, with protein sequence MAVNPDPPEKMKFQLTLRRRGISDLAVLRAMEEVPREDFVEPRDRDEAYRDSALAIACGQTISQPFVVAYMTEQLQLKKDHRVLEIGTGSGYQAAILSRLCRQVLTIERYRTLADSARKRLEKLGYYNVEVLLGDGFDVPAGAGDFDRIIVTAAMEQIPDKLMERLEPSGVLIAPVGPHHGTQTLLRVVRTETGFDRKELVDVRFVPALPGIAREL encoded by the coding sequence ATGGCCGTGAACCCAGATCCGCCCGAGAAAATGAAGTTTCAGCTGACCCTGCGGCGGCGCGGGATCAGCGACCTGGCCGTGCTGCGGGCCATGGAAGAGGTGCCGCGCGAGGACTTCGTCGAGCCGCGTGACCGCGACGAGGCCTATCGCGACAGCGCGCTTGCGATCGCCTGCGGGCAGACCATCAGCCAGCCCTTCGTGGTCGCCTACATGACCGAGCAACTCCAGCTCAAGAAGGACCATCGCGTGCTCGAAATCGGCACCGGGTCCGGCTACCAGGCGGCCATCCTGTCCCGGCTGTGCCGGCAGGTGCTGACCATCGAGCGCTACCGGACGCTGGCCGATAGCGCCCGCAAGCGGCTCGAAAAGCTCGGCTATTACAACGTCGAGGTGCTGCTCGGGGACGGCTTCGACGTGCCGGCCGGCGCCGGCGATTTCGACCGCATCATCGTGACCGCGGCGATGGAGCAGATCCCGGACAAGCTGATGGAACGGCTGGAGCCCAGCGGTGTCCTGATCGCCCCGGTCGGACCGCATCACGGCACCCAGACCCTGCTCCGCGTGGTGCGCACGGAGACCGGATTCGACCGCAAGGAACTGGTCGACGTGCGCTTCGTGCCGGCGCTGCCTGGGATTGCGCGCGAGCTGTAG